The sequence ACGTTGCCGGTGATGGCGACCATCGGGACGCTGTCCATCATGGCGGTGGCGAGGCCGGTGACCAGGTTGATGGCGCCCGGTCCGCTGGTGGCGATGGCCACGCCGACGCCTCCGGTGGCGCGGCTGAAGCCGTCGGCAGCGTGCGCGCCGCCCTGCTCGTGCCGGACCAGGATGTGGCGCAGCGGGAACTCGCGCAGCACGTCGTAGATCGGGAGGACGGTGCCGCCGGGGTAGCCGAAGACGGTGGTGACCCCCTCGCGCACCAGCGCCTCGCATACCGCGCGCGCACCGATGCGCGGAGCCACGCTCCGCGACGCTGGGTGCGACGCATCGGCTGCGGGAAGGTGGAGGGCTGTCATGTGCGTGGAATTCCTCTCTGATACGAGAAATCCCGCCCGGCCTTTCGGCTGGCGGGATTCGGGTTCGCTGCGTGCGGTCTGCCTGTCGGGCTAGTCCTCGGCGCTTCCTCCATCCCGCCATCCAAGGAGAATGACGAGTCGAAGAATCGAGACTACGAGGAGCATGCCGAGGAGCCCGACGCTGGTCGGGCGCACGATCGGCTGGGCGGCGCTCATGCCGCGCTCCTGTGACATGGGGAGGACCCTAACAGGGCTGTCAAGCGGGGCCCCTCTTGGCGACGTTCTCCGATGTATCGGCCAGGTCTCGCCAGGGCGCCGTGCCAGGTTCGTTTGGACCGATAGGCCGGTCCCCACTGCGCCCGCGCCGGCACCCGAGGGCCCCGGCCAGGCTCATCCCGGACCGATTCATCGGACAGACCGCGCCTGGAACTGGTGCGGGCCAGATCAGACCGATGGATCGGATGACCGCGCCCGGAGCCGATCGCGCAGGTTCGCGCTCATCCGGGCACCGGTCGTGACCGCGCCTTCAGAAGCCGATGACACGAGGGCGGCGTACTTCGCCAGCACGCCGCTCGTGTAGCGCGGCTCCGGCGGTGACCAGGCCGCCCGGCGCCGTTCCAGCTCCTCAGCGTCGACCACCAGGTCCAGGCGCCGAGCGTCCACGTCGATCACCACCTCGTCGTCCTCCTCGACCAGCGCGATCGGCCCGCCCAAAGCGGCCTCGGGCGCCACGTGGCCGATCATCAGCCCGTGCGTCCCACCGCTGAACCGCCCGTCGGTGAGCAGCGCGACGTCACCGCCCAGGCCCTCGCCGACCAGCGCGGCGGTGACGGACAGCATCTCCTGCATGCCGGGCCCGCCAACCGGTCCTTCGTATCGGATGACGACGACGTCGCCCGGACCGATGCGTTGCGCGCGCACGGCGTCGTAGCACGCGGCCTCGGAGTCGAAGACCCGCGCCGGCCCGCGGAACTGGCGCATCTCGTGACCGGCCAGCTTGATCACGCAGCCGTCGGGAGCCAGCGACCCGCGCAGGATGGCCAGGCCGCCGCTGGGCTTGATGGGATGCTCGATGGACACCACGACCTCCTGGCCGGGCGTCTCGACGGCCGCATCGGCGACTTCGGCGAGCGTGCGCCCATCCACGTTCCGCGTCGAACCGTCGATCAGGTCGCGCTTCAGCAGCTCCCGCGCCACCAGCCCGACGCCGCCCGCCTCGTGGATGTCGAGCGCGGTGAAGCGCCCTCCGGGCATCATGTTGGCGACGATCGGCGTCCGCCCGGCGATGCGGTCGAAGTCCTCCAGCTCGAGCGGGATGCCGAGCTCGTGCGCGATCGCCAGCAGGTGCAGCACGCCGTTCGTCGAGCCGCCGGTCGCCGCCACCGAGGCAACGGCGTTGTCGATCGCCGCGCGGGTCATGA comes from Longimicrobiaceae bacterium and encodes:
- a CDS encoding thiamine pyrophosphate-binding protein, whose product is MAPRIGARAVCEALVREGVTTVFGYPGGTVLPIYDVLREFPLRHILVRHEQGGAHAADGFSRATGGVGVAIATSGPGAINLVTGLATAMMDSVPMVAITGNV
- the ilvD gene encoding dihydroxy-acid dehydratase yields the protein MAQDTIPHDPREHSRVLLDGPDRAAARAMLKAIGFTDEDLAKPIIGVGTTWIETMPCNYNQRELAVRVKEGIRAAGGTPMEFNTIAVSDGVSMGTEGMKASLVSREVIADSIELVARGHLFDGLVCLVGCDKTLPGATMALARLDLPGLALYNGTINPGVLRGKRDATVVTVFEAIGAYRAGKISLEELREIEDLSCPGPGACGGQFTANTMSTALEFLGISPGGLNSIPATDPAKLDAAFRAGELAMELVNGGIRPSSIMTRAAIDNAVASVAATGGSTNGVLHLLAIAHELGIPLELEDFDRIAGRTPIVANMMPGGRFTALDIHEAGGVGLVARELLKRDLIDGSTRNVDGRTLAEVADAAVETPGQEVVVSIEHPIKPSGGLAILRGSLAPDGCVIKLAGHEMRQFRGPARVFDSEAACYDAVRAQRIGPGDVVVIRYEGPVGGPGMQEMLSVTAALVGEGLGGDVALLTDGRFSGGTHGLMIGHVAPEAALGGPIALVEEDDEVVIDVDARRLDLVVDAEELERRRAAWSPPEPRYTSGVLAKYAALVSSASEGAVTTGARMSANLRDRLRARSSDPSV